The sequence agcgggcatccctcatgactgagggccctggtctgtgtggtaacagctgggtttaaaaacaggacaacgctgcagttcacaatgctcgcttgaccaaggacttcttcagggagaataacatcactcttttggaccatcctgcatgttcccctgatttaaatcccatagagaacatttggggatggatggcaagggaagtttataaaaacggccatcagttccacacagttgatgcccttcgtgaagccatcttcaccacttggagcaatgttcccaccagcctcctggaaacactcgcatcaagcacgcccaaacgaatttttgaagtgattaacaagaacggtggagctactcattactgagtcctactgagaaaattttttgttctggtttggagggttttttgtaattttttgagcgatggtcttaaacttttgatcagctgatatttcagtttacttgttgttttcaataaattactttttcaaagagctttttgtctcactcccccttcttgcttttgtatattgtagctctacttaaaacctcattaagatccaaatgtgcaaaaggtaaattctagctatttttcaactggtcttaagattttgatcaggtctgtatgacCACAGTACTCTGGCCAGGGGTGCAGAATTGCGCagggatgctagggacacgtccctaccaatatccagccactactgtgtactcactatcagtaCAACAgctgtccatagtgtttagtcaatgattatggcacacaaagggttaacagtcagtctctgctagaagtcccgcctctaacctaaatatcgctctccgattggctctgtggttttgctaacgtacatgtgattggtcatccccactgtcactccatctacttgtaaaatgcTACTTGGACAGTTGGACCGTTTAGCATAAGTTGTCAATATGTTCGCATTTGTTCTGCTTAGGTCACATCAGCTAGATGGATTTgtgtaatttacatttacatttgtacatgtgtctgctTTTTCGCATTGCGGGGGGCCCCATCAGGACTTTTTGTGTATGGGCCCAGAATTTGGTGCTACGGCcctgatcataataacatataaataatgacaactccaaatttttcgctttcaaaatgtaaatattttcatgtatttacactgaaacaaagtataatttcgcaaaaaaaatgtgaataacctgaacaaatataaacaacctgaaatgtctttagagaagtaagtgtaattttaacaagattctgtctgttattaaatgttttgtgtatttgtagatccactgtgatctgtacgtgattatgtacatgtgtaaattataaactgaagcagaatattgataaaaaaatacacttattttttcagtttgctcatgttatttacattgtttgaaaggatagtaaGTAGATGTAaaatttttcataatgtaaatttactttttttgctctgaaacatagagaaaagtttggagttgacattatttatatattattatgttatattgttatatatgttatgttattttactgatttggcccacttcagatcaaatttagctgaatgcggcccctgaactaaaataagtttgacacccctgcgctgTTCTATGAACCAGCATCACAGTTAAAAAGTGAAGTCATTTAGAAGTGTCTGCAGGGTAGGATGCAGGTGAAGTGAATAAATGAGGGGCTGACAACAGTAAATGAGGAGGCGTTATAGTGACTTCAGATGGATTCAAACACACAGAGTGAACACATACATTGTCAGTGGACTAAACAGATGTATAACGGGCTAAAAGGGCTGACTGGGACACTCTGACCGACTGTATGCACTCTGTTTGACACTGCACAAAGACTGAACAAGACCAAACATTGCTACCTGCGACTTTTGCAGAATCATCAGTTTTCCAGTAACACTGTATCCCTGAAAACAGCTGATTCTCACAGAAAAATGGTCTGGAAACCTGGATAAAATTGTTCCATGCTAATATGAAAAAGTAGTGTTTATCAAAACTTACAGCAGCTACACTACAGGAAGACAGTGTTCAGATAAAGAAGCTCAGCAgggtggtccaaaattttttttttttttaagattctctggattagaaccctgcatttgattccatatctggccaaattacttcagtccaaattttataCAAATTAATTAATacttagaggttgcacaagacatgtgaagattgctctatatactataacataactagccaaatgaataaggcattttagaataatttgtaattgtattctcaaaatcaaactgcagctCACTcctgtatggttaattaagagcggtgccccctggtggattaactgagaaacgcacattccaacacattaagggccggatctatcaaaggtttgcgtgtattaaaacgtgtgcaaactcattgcacatgcaaaaaaatgtacaaatgattTACTAACGGTGCGCAATAGGGGTGCatttttcaaaggtgcaaaatagcgcgtcagCATCCAGTCAGTACATTTGtcacaatgaatatgtaatatggggcgtttacacgcagttgtgcatgtggtgggaggagaaaatgtaaatataataatttagcaCACACAGAGTGATTTATCCAAccagaaagcaattttgctgattgAAACTGCGTCTATATATAACACGTTTCAAacggaggtgcaaacggtttggatgtgtaattacgCACACATGGCTGTGGTCGTTGTTTCAAGAAGGAGACGTAGATATGATGAAAGAAGACGCAGaaaacgcatttttcaccctcgtgtgaacactTTTGGAATGAATGAGGAAACACTCATTAAAAGATATCGCCTATCCAGCTTTGCCATTTTGGAGCTGTTGGACGAAATCAAAGCAGATTTGGAACCAGCCACAAGAAGGAGTCAGGCAATACTAGCAATGACAAAACTCCTggcaagtttacattttttttgtatctggATCTTTCCAGCGAACGGTGGCTATCACAGCTGGGATCTCCCAGTCCCGTTTTTCAGATGTGCTTTCTGAGGTCCTAAATGCCATGTTGCGCCGGATGGTCAAGTTTATTAGGTTTCCTCACACTCAGAACTCCTTGAATGAGACCAAACAAGGCTTCTTTGCGGTAGCTGGATTCCCCGGAGTTATAGGAGCGACTGACTGCACCCATGTGCAGCTTGTGCCCCcacagacactgagcatgtgtacAGAAATCGAAAACACACGCATTCATTGAATGTGCAGTGTGTTTGTGATGCCAAAGGCATCATAACCAACGTTGTGGCCAAATATCCAGGGTCAGTACACGATTCCTATATTCTGAGAAACAGTGCTCTGTTTTCCAAGTTGAGAGATGGCGAGTTTGGAGATGGCTGGCTTGTAGGTGAGTCAAATTGTAAATTCCTTTGTAAAATAATTACTTACATCAAAAACAAGAACATGTCTCATATTGATTCATGTGTTTTTTGAGGTGATAGTGCATACCCCCTACACCCCTTCCTTCTGACACCTGTTCTCAACCCGACCACTGCCGCAGAGAACAGGTACAACGAGGCCCATATACGCACACGGAATGTCATGGAGCGCACCTTCGGAATCCTGAAGAGCAGGTTCCATTGTTTGGACCGCACTGGAGGAGCACTGTTGTACAGGCCAGAAAAAGTGGCCCAGATTGTGGTGACCTGCTGCATGCTCCATAACATCACCAAGCTACACGGACTGGAGCATGATGCCATGCCGGAAGACAACGTCGGCCTGTCCCTCCGTATGGAGCAACAACCGAACGCTGCGGGGACGCAGACACGCACCAGTCTCATTCAGAGTCACTTCTTGTGAGGTGTGTGgggtatgtatttatttttctattgtcatTTAATGGTATGTAATGCAGAAAAACACCTTGATTAAACATATGCTGTAGATTAGAATATGAGTGCAAGCCCGTTCCCTTTGGCTAGTGTGACCCAATGAAGATCACTGCAAAGTTAAGCAgaacatttattacctccaccaaggaggttatgtttttgccatggtttgtttgtctgtctgtctgtttgtttgtctgtccattagtgtgcaacataactcaaaaagttatggacagattttgatgaaattttcagggtttgttggaaatgggataaggaagaaatgattaaattttggtggtgatcgggggtgggaggggccactgatcagccttggcggaggtctgcgctctccaagtgcttctagttgaaaaaAGGTGATTTAAATCGCTttctaaattaatataaatatatcaTCAAACGAATTATTCAGTCTCCTAAACGTCAAATTATGTTAAGCCCCGCAAAATCAAAGACACATGGCTTCAGTCACAAaacgtggcaaaaaaaaaaaaaaagctcttcatGGTAAAGCTTATtttacacacaaaataaatatttacagccAAATGTAAGAAAACCTAAATGTGATCAGGATGagtttcattttcctttttcttcaaaACATCACGCGGTCGTTTTCTTTTGCGCAGGTGGAATTTGCCAGCCGTGTACGCCTCTCCATCCTCTCCACTCCCCGGCTGCCTTGCCGTTTCTGTAGGACTTGGCCGGCCTGCGTCCACACCTGGAAGGAGAGCAGTCATTGCCTGTAGTCCTCTCGCCACAGAATTGACGGCCATCGTCAGGGCGGACAGTGCGCTGACCACTTGTCTGCTGTGTGTGGCAATGGCCTGAGTGTCGCGCCTGACCGCCCATGCCAAGGATGACGCCGCTCGCATCTCCCGTGCAATTGTCTGAAGGGCTGCAGACTGTTTCTTTTGTTCCCTAAGCAACTCCAAATCAATGTCCTCTGGGTCCTTTGGAGGCTCTGAAGGGGTGGCAGCTACTTTGGTGGGATTTGGGGGGGAGTGGCTGAACTTCTGATGAAGATTCtgcatatcaaaaaaaaaaaaaagagagaaatgttTTTAGTTGGGGATTTAACTTAAAAGACAGCAAAATGTTACCACAGGAGGTACATTCATTTGTTATTTagtaaattaaaatcttttcaaATGAAAAAGTGTGTTACTATATGCCTACCTTGTTCTGCTGTTAGGTCCAGAGGGTCATACCCGGCAATCCCAGTGACTTGCTCTTCGCAGAACGTCAACTGCACCTGCTCCTCAATGCCGGTCAGAGGGATTTCATCCACTGGGCCTCCACCCGTTTTATTTGCTGATGTTCTATTGTGTgccaatttttcttttgttctcctTCTAATATCTTGATATCTTCTTTTTACTTCATCTATTGTTCGCCTCGTTTTACCAACAGCATTTACTTTTTGGCAGATTTTCTCCCATACAGCGTTCCTTTGTGCAATCGTCAGAGTTCTCTGCTTTAGCCCATCTAAGTGTTGGTTTGCTTCATCAACCAACACCTCTTATTCTAGAGGGTCAAATTTAGCTTACACTTTCTTGTCTCTAAACATGCCATGCTGCAAATCAACAAAAAatacgcaaaatcctcat comes from Sphaeramia orbicularis chromosome 18, fSphaOr1.1, whole genome shotgun sequence and encodes:
- the LOC115438963 gene encoding putative nuclease HARBI1, with translation MAVVVVSRRRRRYDERRRRKRIFHPRVNTFGMNEETLIKRYRLSSFAILELLDEIKADLEPATRRSQRTVAITAGISQSRFSDVLSEVLNAMLRRMVKFIRFPHTQNSLNETKQGFFAVAGFPGVIGATDCTHVQLVPPQTLSMCIITNVVAKYPGSVHDSYILRNSALFSKLRDGEFGDGWLVGDSAYPLHPFLLTPVLNPTTAAENRYNEAHIRTRNVMERTFGILKSRFHCLDRTGGALLYRPEKVAQIVVTCCMLHNITKLHGLEHDAMPEDNVGLSLRMEQQPNAAGTQTRTSLIQSHFL